CTCCTCATGCATTACTCACCCGTCCGCTACTAACAGATACTTCAGCAAGCTTCCATATCTGCCCGTTCAACTTGCATGTGTTAAGCACGCCGCCAGCGTTCGTCCTGAGCCAGGATCAAACTCTCAAATAACTAGTAACAGGACCTCGCTTGCATCTTTATGCACTGTATTCTTTTTTCAAGTTCCGGCGTCACCTTGTGAGGCAACGGCGAAGAATATACCACGCCCAAAAGGGTTTGACAAGCCCCTTTTTTCAATTTCGGCGCAAAAAATTTTTCCGGACGAATGGTATAATGAGTCAGAATATGATGCGAGCTGATTCCGATGCGTCCCCGAGGGGATGTTTTCTTTTGCAAGGAGGAACGTCATGGCCCGAGTATCAAGCTCACCTTCCGAGAGAGACCCGTCGCCTCCGCCACGACGGAATGGGAAACCGCCGAAGAGAAGGTCCCTTCTGAAGTCGCTTTTCCTTGTATTCTTTTTCCTGTTTCTGCTGGCCGGAGCGACTGTTTCTGTTTTTGTGGCCCTGTACCTGAGGGACATTGCGGAAGACCTGCCCACGGCCACGGAGATGCTGGCTTACAAGGCGAACGTGGCAAGCGTGATCTACGACCGGAATGGAGAACCGGTCGCACGGCTGTTCACCGAGAACCGTCAGCCTGTGGCGCTGCGAAACATCTCCCCGTGGGTCATCAAGGCAACACTGGCGGCGGAAGACTCCTCATTCTACCAGCACGGAGGCATCCGTCTTCTTTCCATTGGCCGTGCGTTTATTGAAAACCTCTTGAACCGGGGGGTCAAGCAGGGCGGAAGCACCATCACCCAGCAGCTTGCCCGGAACCTGTTTCTTACCCAGGAGCGGACTCTCGAACGGAAGGCCAAGGAGGTTATCCTTTCCATCCGGATGGAGCAGCTTTTTACCAAGGACCGGATCATGGAGATGTACCTGAACACCATCTACTTCGGACACGGCGCCTGGGGGGTGGATACGGCGGCCAGAACGTACTTCGGGAAACCGTCATCCGAAATCACCCTTCCGGAGGCCGCCATTCTGGCGGGATTGATTGCCGCTCCGGGGAGGTACAGCCCCCTGTCGAACTTCGAGAACTCGAAAGGACGGCAGAGGTACGTGCTGGACAGGCTGCTTGCCCTGGGATGGATAAACGAAAGGGAACGGGACGAGGCCTACGCCGCAGAGCTTGAGTTCAAGCACATACCCAACAAGGTGCAGGAGTTCAACAAGGCCCCCTATTTCGTGGCCCACCTGCTGTTCAACGAGCTGCTGCCGAAGTACGGTCCCGACCTGGTGTACTCGGGGGGAATGGAGATCCACACTACCCTCGATCTGAAGATGCAGGAGGCCGCGGAGAAGGCAATGAAGGGGCTGAAGAGCCAGGGAGCCATCGTGGGGATGGACCCCGAGACGGGGGAAGTGCTGGCCATGGTAGGCGGACACGATTTCGCCAAGAGCAAGTTCAACCGGGCGACCCAGGCCTTCCGGCAGCCAGGTTCCGGCTTCAAGCCCGTCGTGTTTGCCTCGGCCTTCGAGTCCGGGCTGCTGCCCACGGACCACTTCCTTGACATGAAGATCGAGTACGAGAAAAAGGGGCCGAACATGACGGTGTGGGCGCCGGAGAATTACAGCGGCAATTTCAGAGGCGAGGTGACCCTGGAGTACGCCCTGATTCATTCGATAAACACGGTGGCCGTTCGGCTGATCGACTATGTGGGAGCCCGGAATATTCTGACCACGGCGCGGAACCTCGGGATCACCTCGCCCCACGTCCCCGCCGACCTTTCCCTGGCCCTGGGAACGGCGAGCGTCACCCCCCTGGAAATGGCGGTGGTCTTCTCCGCCTTCGCCAACAACGGAAAGACGGTGACGCCCCTGATGATACGGGAAATCCGGTCGGGCAACGGCGATGTTCTTGAGACCCGGAGCCCTTTTTCAACCCGGGGGATCTCTCCCGAAACAGCGGTGACGGTCCGGTCCATGCTGATCGATGCCGTCCGTTCCGGGACGGGCACCAGGGCCCTGCTGAAGGACAGGGAGACCTTCGGCAAGACAGGGACCACGAACGATTACAGCGATGCCTGGTTCCTGGGCGGCGTGCCGGGACTGACGGCTGTCGTGTACGCAGGGAATGACGATCACAAACCCCTGGCCAAGAAAGGCGCCACGGGAGGAGTGATCGCCGCGCCGGTGTGGAAGGCTTTCGTGGAGGAAGCGGTGAAAGGGCGGGATCTGCCACAGCAGTTCTCCATTCCTGAAGATGCTGACGTGGAAAGCGTCAAGATCTGCCGGACCTCCGGATTCCGGGCGATCAATGGGTGCTCGGCGGTGACCATTTTTATGCGGAAGAACGCCGCCCCGCAGACGGACTGTCCCATCCACGGCGGCGACATGTACGCCAGTTCTCTGGACCCGAACGCTCCAAGGCTGATCCTTGTGCACAACGACAGCGACATCTATGCGTCGTCGGGGTTGTACACCGACGCGGGAGCGGCCCCCCCTCTTGAAACGGGACCTGTGAAGGTGAGCAAGCCGACGGGGCCATCCGAGGCGGTGGCGCCTTCGGACATGGCCTACAAGGACCCGAATCCTGCGGATTCCGTGGAGGAGAAGTACCAAAAACTGCTGAAGCAGTACGGGATTACGAACTGACGTACGTTTCGGAAGAGAGAACAAGGGCCCCGAAAGGGGCCCTTGTTTGTTTGGAGGAAAGGACAGAAAACCACGGGCCAGATCCTTCCGGCCCGAATGACGGCATCAGGACGACATCGAAACGGATCCTCATCTGTCTGAAAAACGAGGATCATGGCAGCCGCAAGGAACGGGACGATTTCTGACGCTTAGTTTATTTGTGTGCATGTTGATTATTCATTTTATTTTCTTTATATTGCGATTTATGTGGTAAAATGAATGCATGTATATAGTAGGAGCGGACTGGACGAACAAACTCGGAAAGACGCATCAGAGCGACCGACCGGCTGCGGAAATCCTCCCCGCGATGAAAGCGGGATATCGAGAACCCGCAACGTTCTCAATCTCAAGGATTGGGATCCCTTTCTTGTGTATCTCCTCGAAGAATCTCTGAAATCCTTGAGAAGAAAAAAGAGCGAAAAGAGAAACGACAAGAAGAGGAAAAGCACGCCGTGCGGCGGGTCGTAGTGCGTCTGCAGGAGCAGGGCTCGCGGCTTTCGACGGAGACGGAGGGGCCTACGGTGAAGATCGTCGTCGACGGGAAGGTGCTTGAAGGTGCTTGCGGGCGGAGGAGCTTCTCGACGTATGCCGCGCGCTGAAGACGGACCTTCCGGGCAAAACCGGGGACAAGAAGACCGTGAACGCCCGCTGCATGAGCCCGCGGAAAGAGGCCTAATCCGTTCGGGGCAAGGCCGCAGGTATTTCCGACAGACCTGTACATAAAGTTGAAGATCCGTTTCAATTGCGCAGAGGAGAGGACCAAGGGTTTCCCATGCCGAGCTCCCTCCAGGGAAGTTCGGCCATTATTGCAGCTTGTATTTGAAGGAGGTTGGACACCGTGGAGTTATCGGCTAAAAAAATCATCGCGGGGCTCACGATTGCTGCGGCTGCCGCCGCCGGCCTGTATTTATTCATCCTGTCAGGAGAGGAAAAGGGAAATACAGTTCCCCCGCCTGCTGCGGCACGGCGGGTGAAGTACATGACCATTGCGCAAAAAGAATCAGGAGGTGAACGGATCTTTCCGGGAAGGATCGTGGCATCGCAGAAAGTGAATCTCTCCTTCCGCGTCTCCGGCCAGATAATAGACCTTCCGTCCGTCAAAGGCGTGTTCGTTGAAAAGGGGACACTCCTCGCAAAGCTCGACCCGAGGGATTTCGTGGTCCAGCTTGCAAATGCGAAAAGCGACCTGGGGAATGCCGACGCACAGATCTCGGCGATGAAAGCCGGCGCAAGAAAAGAGGAGATCGCCATGTTCTCCGCAAAGGTTGAGTCCGCCCGGGCCCAAATGAACGATGCCATGACCACCATGGAAAGGGTGGAAAAACTGTACAAGGCGGGGGGGTTCTCAAGGGCGGAATACGATAAGGCCATAACGTCCTACCGGGTTGCACGGTCAGCATACCAGAGCGCTGCCCAAGAGCAGACAAAAGCTCGTGCCGGAGCAAGGCCCGAGGATATCTCCGCCATGGAATTCACGATCAGCGGAATCGAGGGAAGTGTGAAGACAGCCCAAAACGCCCTCAAAGACACTGAACTCCGGGCACCCTTCAGCGGAGTGATCATCGACAGATACGTGGACAACAATCAGAGCGTGCAGAAAGACCAGGCCATTGTGAGTCTGCAGGACATCCAGTCCCTCGAGGTATCGATCTCAGTCTCGGAACGGATCGTGGCCCTCGCAAACAGGGAGAACCTCAGCTCCATCTCGGCCAGGTTCAGAGCACTTCCAGAAAAGCGCTTTCCGCTGATTTACAAGGAGGCATCGGCATCGGCGGATCCCCAGACACAGACATACCCGATAACGTTCTCGCTGGAAAAACCGGAAGAGATCAACGTTCTGCCCGGAATGACAGTGGACGTGATCGCGACGGGGCTGGACGTCTCGATTGCTTCAGCTCTTGAAATACCTTCGGAAGCGGTTTTTGCGGAAGAGAGCGAAAATCACTTCGTGTGGAAGATCATCGGAGCGGACGAACTCAGGGTAACCGCCGTTCCGGTGAAGATCCTGGGCTTCAGGGGAAGCATGGCTGAACTTGACGGCGCACTGGCGCCCGGTGACCGGATCGTCACGGCCGGAGCCTCCTTCCTTCTCGAAGATGACCCTGTAACCCTCTATGAAGGCCCCGGCGACAGCGGGGAAAAACGATGAATCTTGCCGATTTTTCCATTAAGAAAAGCACCATCACGTGGTTTCTCTCTTTTCTTGTCGTCATAGGTGGATTCTGGGCCTACGGCAGGCTTGGAAAGCTGGAAGATCCGGCATTCACCATAAAGACCGCGGCGATCAGCACTCCCTACCCCGGGGCATCGCCCCGGGAAGTGGAAGAGGAAGTAACCTCCCTCATCGAGTCTGCTGCCCAGAAGCTGGGACAGACCGACAAGGTGCGGTCTCTTTCAAAGGAAGGTCTGTCCATAGTCTACGTGGATATAAAGGATACTTATACGGCAAGGGATCTCCCCCAGATATGGGACGAACTCAGGCGCAAAATTACCGACGTGCAGTCCCGTCTCCCCCCGGGGGCAGGGCCATCGATGGTGAACGACGACTACGGAGACGTTTTCGGGGTCTACTTCGCTCTGACCGGAGACGGGTACACGTTCCGAGAACTAGAGGACCACGCAGACTTTCTCCGCAGGGAGCTTCTGCTCGTTCCCGGCGTGTCCAACGTACAGACAGCAGGAATTCAGCAGGAGAACATTTATCTCGAAGTGGACCGAACCAGGATGGATTCCTTCGGCATATCCATGGACGAGATATTCAGGCTCCTGTCCGCCCAGAACATCGTGGCCGGTGCAGGCTCGGCCCGGGTCGGCGGCGAATATCTGCGCATAGCTCCTACAGGATACTTCGCGTCCCTGAACGTGCTGCGGAATCTCCTTCTGCGCGGAGGGTCGGGACAGACCCTTCGCCTCGGGGACATAGCAGCCATTTACAGGGGGTACAGTGATCCCCCAAGGAACGCGATGCGCTTCAACGGGAAACCTGCCCTCGGAATCGGCGTATCGAATGTGGAAGGCGGCAACGTCATAACCATAGGCGAGGCCGTGAAAAATCGCCTGCGGGAACTTCTGCCCCAAACCCCCGTGGGAATGGAGATGCACCTCATCTACTACCAGGCTGACACCGTGAGAGCTTCAATTAACAATTTCGTCGTCAACCTTCTCGAAGCCCTGGCCATCGTGTTTGCCATTCTCCTTATCTTCATGGGACTGAGGAGCGGCCTTCTCATCGGCGTCATGCTCCTTCTCACCATCCTTGCCACATTCATCGCCATGAAACTCACCGACATCGACCTTCACAGCATCTCCCTGGGAGCGCTCATCATAGCCCTCGGCATGCTGGTCGACAATGCAATCGTCGTCGCTGACGGCATGATTGTTGGGATGCAGCAGGGGAAAGACGCTTCCGCCGCAGCCAGGGAAGTGGTGGGACAGACGCAGATACCCCTTCTCGGAGCCACCGTCATCGCCGTCATCGCATTCGCACCCATAGGGTTATCCCCTGATAACACGGGAGAGTTCTGCAGGAGCCTTTTCCAGGTAGTGGGCATATCTCTGATGCTCAGCTGGATCCTGGCGGTCACCGTAACCCCCGTTGCAGGAATCGCCATGCTGAAAGTGCCGAAACAGCAGAAAAACAGCGATCCTTACGATACCCCAATATACCGGGCATACAGGAGTTTTCTCCGGCTCTGTCTCACACGGAGGAAGATCGTCCTTCTCTCGGTGCTTGCCCTGCTTCTCGCGTCCATTGCGGCATTCAGCCTGGTTGACAAGTCGTTTTTTCCCAATTCCACAAGCCCCATGTTCACCGTCGACTTCTGGAGAACAAGAGGATCAGGAGTAGAAGCCACCCTTGAAGATGCCGAACGCATGCAGACCTTCCTCGCAGAGCAGCCGGAAACAAAAATCGTCACCTCATACGCGGGCGAAGGGGCGCTTCGCTTTATCCTCACCTACACGCCGGGAGATTCCGCTTCCAACTACGGTCATCTCATCGTGGAGGCTAAGGACTCGGAGGGAGCCGAAGCACTGAAGAAAAAACTCGGGGAGTTCGTCCTTGCTGAAATGCCCCATCTCGACCCTAGAATCCGCTCCTTCAGCAAAGGAACCGGAGGCGGCGCAAAGGTACAGGTACGTTTCCTCGGGAAAGACCCTCTGATTCTCCGGAAACTCCGGGACAAAACCGTCGCAATCATGAAATCGGACCCCGACAGCATCAACATCCGAGACAACTGGGGAGAGAGGGTGAAGGTCATTCGTCCCGTTCTTGACGACAACGTCCAGGAACTCGGGCTGACCAGGAGAGACGTGGCCTATGCGCTGAAAACATCGTATTCGGGGCTTCAGGCAGGCCTTTTCCGTGAGGGCGAAAAACTCGTCCCCATAGTCGCCCGCCTTCCCCTCGAGGAATGGGGAAACATCGAGTCCATAGAAGAAACCCAGATATGGAGTTCCCTTTTTCGGAGATACATTACCCTTTCCCAGGTAGTATCGTCAGTACAGGTCGGAACTGAAGATCCGGTAATTTACCGCATAAACCGCATGCCGGCAATAACCGTCGAGGCGGACAGCGGTTCCGGGTCGGCGGTAGCCCTACTCGATCGACTGAGGGATGAAATCGAGGCCCTTCCCCTGCCCCGGGGGACAACCATGGAGTGGGGCGGAGAATATGAAAATTCCCAAAAAGCCCAGGGAGGCCTCATGGGGATGATCCCCGTGGCCTTCATGGTCATCGTGGTCATCCTGGTAGCCCTGTTCAACGGCCTTCGCCAGCCGCTGATCATACTTCTCTGCCTCCCCCTTTCCATTATAGGGCTCTCCGTGGGGCTTCTCCTCATGAGAAAATCCTTCGATTTCCTCGCACTCCTGGGCCTCCTGAGCCTCGCCGGAATGCTCATAAAAAACGCCATTGTACTCATCGACCAGATAGACCTGGAAATACGGCGGGGGAAAACTCCTTTCGACGCTATCCTGGATTCCGGCATAAGCAGGTGCAGACCCGTAATGATGGCTGCCTTCACCACCGTCCTCGGGATGATCCCCCTCTACTTCGACGTCCTCTTCTCCGCCATGGCGGTGACCATAATGTTCGGCCTCACTTTTGGGACTGTACTCACCCTGGTCGTGGTGCCTGTGCTGTACGCGGAAGCACTGAAAGCTTAAACTTTCAGTGCCCCGATACGGTCCCCTGACAGGGGGCCGTATTTTCATTAAAGGAAACACTCCTTCTTCCCCACTATTCCATCCTGTACAATCATTTCTGCCCAAAATAAAGGGGGTGCGGGCTTTTTTAAGGCAAAGCAAACCCGCCCCCCCGAGCCCCCGTCGCAAAAAACGCTCCTCTGGAGACACTATAAAGGCAAGAGCCGCTCGCAGGGGGACGGCAGACCCCTTACACCCCGCCCCGGATGCCGTCGAGGATGATCTTCTGCTCCGCCGAGGCGACAATGCGCCTGGTGTAATCCAGGGCATCGGGGTTGACGCTGATGCTGTCCATGCCCATGGCGACTAGTTTTTCCGCGAAATCGGGAAAGACGGACGGTCCTTCGCCGCAGATGGAGCACGGTATGCCCGCTTTCCTGGCCGCCCGGACGGTCATGGATATGGCCTCCAGAACGGAGGGGTGCCGCTCATCGAAGTACCCCATAGCGCCGAGCTTGCCGGAATCCCGATCCACGCCGAGGATGAGCTGGGTGAGGTCGTTGCTCCCGATGGTGAATCCGTCGCAGATGCCGGCGAACTGGTCGGCCTGCAGTACGACCGAAGGTACTTCCACCATGAGCCAGACCTTGAAGGACGGGCCGGAGACGAGCCCCTCAGACTCGAGGATAGCCCTGACCTGCTCCATTTCCCGAAGGGTCCGCACGAAGGGAATGATGACGGAGAGATTGGTGAGGCCGAAATGGTCCCGAACTTTCTTCACGGCATGACATTCGAGGCGGAAGCCCTGTTCATAATCCGGGGAGACATACCGGGACGCTCCCCTCCAGCCGAGCATGGGGTTGGATTCAAGGGGCTCGATGTCCTGTCCGCCCCGGAGTTTGCGGAAGTCGTTGGTCCGGAAGTCGCTGAAGCGCATAAGCACCGGCCTGGGGGAGAACCCTGATGCGACGGCGGCAATACCTTCGGCGAGTTTGTCCACGAAGAGGGTCTCCTGTTTCGTCCGGACGAGGTAGATGGGGTGGATGCCGATGTCGCCGGAAAAGATGAACTCTGTCCTGAGGAGGCCTACACCGTCGGCGGGCAGGGCGGAGCACCGCTCCACCGATGCGGGGCCTTCAAGATTGATGAGTATTTTGGTGGCCGTGACACTTTGGGGCGCCGGGGAGGCTGTCGGCTGCGACAGTACGTCCGGTCGGGGGGCAGCAGCCGGAAGGGCTTCAACGGCAGCGGCCGGAGACGGGGTTGCGCGCTCCTCACCCTG
This region of Aminivibrio sp. genomic DNA includes:
- a CDS encoding efflux RND transporter periplasmic adaptor subunit, translated to MELSAKKIIAGLTIAAAAAAGLYLFILSGEEKGNTVPPPAAARRVKYMTIAQKESGGERIFPGRIVASQKVNLSFRVSGQIIDLPSVKGVFVEKGTLLAKLDPRDFVVQLANAKSDLGNADAQISAMKAGARKEEIAMFSAKVESARAQMNDAMTTMERVEKLYKAGGFSRAEYDKAITSYRVARSAYQSAAQEQTKARAGARPEDISAMEFTISGIEGSVKTAQNALKDTELRAPFSGVIIDRYVDNNQSVQKDQAIVSLQDIQSLEVSISVSERIVALANRENLSSISARFRALPEKRFPLIYKEASASADPQTQTYPITFSLEKPEEINVLPGMTVDVIATGLDVSIASALEIPSEAVFAEESENHFVWKIIGADELRVTAVPVKILGFRGSMAELDGALAPGDRIVTAGASFLLEDDPVTLYEGPGDSGEKR
- a CDS encoding efflux RND transporter permease subunit, with protein sequence MNLADFSIKKSTITWFLSFLVVIGGFWAYGRLGKLEDPAFTIKTAAISTPYPGASPREVEEEVTSLIESAAQKLGQTDKVRSLSKEGLSIVYVDIKDTYTARDLPQIWDELRRKITDVQSRLPPGAGPSMVNDDYGDVFGVYFALTGDGYTFRELEDHADFLRRELLLVPGVSNVQTAGIQQENIYLEVDRTRMDSFGISMDEIFRLLSAQNIVAGAGSARVGGEYLRIAPTGYFASLNVLRNLLLRGGSGQTLRLGDIAAIYRGYSDPPRNAMRFNGKPALGIGVSNVEGGNVITIGEAVKNRLRELLPQTPVGMEMHLIYYQADTVRASINNFVVNLLEALAIVFAILLIFMGLRSGLLIGVMLLLTILATFIAMKLTDIDLHSISLGALIIALGMLVDNAIVVADGMIVGMQQGKDASAAAREVVGQTQIPLLGATVIAVIAFAPIGLSPDNTGEFCRSLFQVVGISLMLSWILAVTVTPVAGIAMLKVPKQQKNSDPYDTPIYRAYRSFLRLCLTRRKIVLLSVLALLLASIAAFSLVDKSFFPNSTSPMFTVDFWRTRGSGVEATLEDAERMQTFLAEQPETKIVTSYAGEGALRFILTYTPGDSASNYGHLIVEAKDSEGAEALKKKLGEFVLAEMPHLDPRIRSFSKGTGGGAKVQVRFLGKDPLILRKLRDKTVAIMKSDPDSINIRDNWGERVKVIRPVLDDNVQELGLTRRDVAYALKTSYSGLQAGLFREGEKLVPIVARLPLEEWGNIESIEETQIWSSLFRRYITLSQVVSSVQVGTEDPVIYRINRMPAITVEADSGSGSAVALLDRLRDEIEALPLPRGTTMEWGGEYENSQKAQGGLMGMIPVAFMVIVVILVALFNGLRQPLIILLCLPLSIIGLSVGLLLMRKSFDFLALLGLLSLAGMLIKNAIVLIDQIDLEIRRGKTPFDAILDSGISRCRPVMMAAFTTVLGMIPLYFDVLFSAMAVTIMFGLTFGTVLTLVVVPVLYAEALKA
- a CDS encoding transglycosylase domain-containing protein, giving the protein MARVSSSPSERDPSPPPRRNGKPPKRRSLLKSLFLVFFFLFLLAGATVSVFVALYLRDIAEDLPTATEMLAYKANVASVIYDRNGEPVARLFTENRQPVALRNISPWVIKATLAAEDSSFYQHGGIRLLSIGRAFIENLLNRGVKQGGSTITQQLARNLFLTQERTLERKAKEVILSIRMEQLFTKDRIMEMYLNTIYFGHGAWGVDTAARTYFGKPSSEITLPEAAILAGLIAAPGRYSPLSNFENSKGRQRYVLDRLLALGWINERERDEAYAAELEFKHIPNKVQEFNKAPYFVAHLLFNELLPKYGPDLVYSGGMEIHTTLDLKMQEAAEKAMKGLKSQGAIVGMDPETGEVLAMVGGHDFAKSKFNRATQAFRQPGSGFKPVVFASAFESGLLPTDHFLDMKIEYEKKGPNMTVWAPENYSGNFRGEVTLEYALIHSINTVAVRLIDYVGARNILTTARNLGITSPHVPADLSLALGTASVTPLEMAVVFSAFANNGKTVTPLMIREIRSGNGDVLETRSPFSTRGISPETAVTVRSMLIDAVRSGTGTRALLKDRETFGKTGTTNDYSDAWFLGGVPGLTAVVYAGNDDHKPLAKKGATGGVIAAPVWKAFVEEAVKGRDLPQQFSIPEDADVESVKICRTSGFRAINGCSAVTIFMRKNAAPQTDCPIHGGDMYASSLDPNAPRLILVHNDSDIYASSGLYTDAGAAPPLETGPVKVSKPTGPSEAVAPSDMAYKDPNPADSVEEKYQKLLKQYGITN
- a CDS encoding putative PEP-binding protein encodes the protein MTKNGKHENSSPAPKTPERKLLCRGLAASPGLAAGKVVLVPGSADAVKITEGDILVTAMTTPDMIPALRKAGAVVTDEGGRTCHAAILSRELGIPCIVGARNATEILAEGQNVVVDATRGVVFQGEERATPSPAAAVEALPAAAPRPDVLSQPTASPAPQSVTATKILINLEGPASVERCSALPADGVGLLRTEFIFSGDIGIHPIYLVRTKQETLFVDKLAEGIAAVASGFSPRPVLMRFSDFRTNDFRKLRGGQDIEPLESNPMLGWRGASRYVSPDYEQGFRLECHAVKKVRDHFGLTNLSVIIPFVRTLREMEQVRAILESEGLVSGPSFKVWLMVEVPSVVLQADQFAGICDGFTIGSNDLTQLILGVDRDSGKLGAMGYFDERHPSVLEAISMTVRAARKAGIPCSICGEGPSVFPDFAEKLVAMGMDSISVNPDALDYTRRIVASAEQKIILDGIRGGV